The following coding sequences lie in one Streptomyces sp. NBC_00510 genomic window:
- a CDS encoding SRPBCC family protein translates to MPTVSTSVIVTRTVEEVFTFLADARNLASWNSGIAAVAADAVPPGERAVYRYHYPGRHREHRLECSVYQPCRRIAYRGRRMWSPLGTQTPEFAFRMLPHSRGAFVQLQVTCQLGGGMLLLSPFLGWAWRRDLPEDARRLREALGDHTVAPPLLPPPPPPAAMGPLRAAQARAPAGEVVGAVPAPPARGLRRAMARVAGQGRIGTGS, encoded by the coding sequence ATGCCGACGGTGTCTACGAGCGTGATCGTCACCCGTACCGTGGAAGAGGTCTTCACCTTCCTTGCCGACGCCCGCAACCTCGCGTCGTGGAACTCCGGTATCGCCGCCGTGGCGGCGGACGCCGTACCCCCCGGCGAGCGGGCCGTCTACCGTTACCACTATCCGGGCCGCCACCGGGAGCACCGGCTGGAATGCTCGGTCTACCAGCCCTGCCGGCGGATCGCCTACCGCGGCCGGCGGATGTGGAGCCCGCTGGGCACCCAGACGCCCGAGTTCGCGTTCCGGATGCTGCCGCACTCGCGGGGCGCGTTCGTCCAGCTCCAGGTCACCTGCCAGCTCGGCGGCGGCATGCTGCTGCTGAGCCCCTTCCTGGGCTGGGCCTGGCGCCGCGACCTCCCGGAGGACGCGCGCCGGCTGCGCGAGGCCCTCGGCGACCACACCGTGGCGCCGCCCCTGCTGCCGCCTCCGCCACCACCTGCGGCGATGGGGCCGCTCAGGGCGGCCCAGGCCCGGGCACCGGCGGGCGAGGTCGTCGGAGCCGTTCCCGCGCCGCCGGCCAGGGGGCTGCGCCGTGCGATGGCCCGTGTAGCAGGTCAGGGCCGGATCGGCACGGGCAGCTGA
- the gndA gene encoding NADP-dependent phosphogluconate dehydrogenase produces the protein MAEQARIGVTGLAVMGRNLARNLARHGHPVALYNRTPARTRSLVEEFGGEGEFHPAESLKEFVDSLERPRRIIIMVKAGAPTDAVIDELVPLLEPGDMVVDGGNADYRDTRRREKALREQGLHFVGTGISGGEEGALNGPSIMPGGSVESYESLGPILEDIAAKVDGVPCCTHVGPDGAGHFVKMVHNGIEYSDMQLIAEAYDLLRHAAGKRPGEIAEIFRTWNSGRLESYLVEITAEVLAHTDADTGKPFVDVVLDQAGQKGTGSWTVQNALEFGVPVSGIAEAVFARSLSGSAELRAASRGLPGPAETWLDSAAGDRFADDVEQALYASKIVAYAQGFNLIQAGSNEFGWDIDAGSMATIWRGGCIIRARFLNRIKEAFDSEPGRPTLLTDAHFAEALGNAQAAWRRVVSTAAQLGVPAPGFSAALAYYDALRAERLPAALIQGQRDFFGAHTYKRVDKPGSFHTLWGGDRSENPAD, from the coding sequence ATGGCGGAGCAGGCCCGCATCGGCGTCACCGGACTCGCGGTCATGGGCCGCAACCTGGCCCGGAACCTCGCGCGGCACGGCCACCCGGTGGCCTTGTACAACCGCACCCCGGCCAGGACGCGCTCCCTCGTGGAGGAGTTCGGCGGCGAGGGCGAGTTCCATCCGGCGGAGTCCCTCAAGGAGTTCGTCGACTCACTCGAACGGCCCCGGCGCATCATCATCATGGTCAAGGCCGGTGCCCCCACCGACGCCGTGATCGACGAGCTGGTGCCGCTGCTGGAGCCCGGCGACATGGTCGTCGACGGCGGCAACGCCGACTACCGCGACACCCGGCGCCGGGAGAAGGCGCTGCGCGAACAGGGTCTGCACTTCGTCGGCACCGGGATCTCCGGCGGCGAGGAGGGCGCCCTCAACGGTCCCTCGATCATGCCGGGCGGCTCCGTGGAGTCGTACGAGTCGCTCGGCCCGATCCTCGAGGACATCGCCGCCAAGGTCGACGGGGTGCCCTGCTGCACCCACGTGGGCCCGGACGGTGCCGGGCACTTCGTCAAGATGGTCCACAACGGCATCGAGTACTCCGACATGCAGCTCATCGCCGAGGCCTACGACCTGCTGCGGCACGCCGCGGGCAAGCGGCCGGGCGAGATCGCGGAGATCTTCCGCACCTGGAACTCCGGCCGCCTGGAGTCGTACCTCGTCGAGATCACCGCGGAGGTGCTGGCCCACACGGACGCCGACACCGGCAAGCCGTTCGTCGACGTGGTGCTGGACCAGGCCGGCCAGAAGGGCACCGGCAGCTGGACGGTGCAGAACGCCCTGGAGTTCGGCGTCCCCGTCTCCGGCATCGCCGAGGCGGTCTTCGCACGGTCGCTGTCGGGCAGCGCGGAGCTGCGGGCCGCCTCGCGCGGACTGCCCGGACCGGCGGAGACCTGGCTGGACAGCGCGGCGGGCGACCGCTTCGCGGACGACGTCGAGCAGGCGCTGTACGCCTCCAAGATCGTCGCCTACGCCCAGGGGTTCAACCTGATCCAGGCGGGCAGCAACGAGTTCGGCTGGGACATCGACGCGGGCTCGATGGCGACGATCTGGCGCGGCGGCTGCATCATCCGGGCGCGCTTCCTCAACCGCATCAAGGAGGCGTTCGACTCCGAGCCGGGCCGTCCCACCCTGCTGACGGACGCGCACTTCGCCGAGGCACTCGGCAACGCCCAGGCGGCATGGCGGCGGGTCGTCTCCACGGCGGCACAACTCGGCGTGCCCGCGCCGGGGTTCTCCGCGGCGCTGGCGTACTACGACGCCCTGCGGGCGGAGCGGCTGCCCGCCGCGCTCATCCAGGGGCAGCGCGACTTCTTCGGCGCCCACACCTACAAGCGGGTGGACAAGCCCGGCTCCTTCCACACGCTCTGGGGCGGCGACCGCTCGGAGAACCCGGCCGACTGA
- a CDS encoding serine/threonine-protein phosphatase translates to MLCATLPPQAGPVDRPWSYDAAQQLVDSAVPTVADFAAVEVSDATVSEQAAISGLPATGLTFRRAAFRAARGTAIPRAYEVGDVSSLPPRTPYHASLTDLRPHLVMNLRPQTGWLARDPVRAPLLRITGTHSLLVMPLDVGGVVLGVAAFYRTTGSPSFSRADLMAAGRLARRAARLLDGARRRLVQNAAGRILQQALLAPQGPRVTAIEDPQGHLPPAAAPGAWVDVIPLPSARVALVTGSVRGQGVPAATAMSQLKAAVRALILLDMSPGEVISRLHRPTATPVADEADRCLIVVYDPVACRCTVACGGYPAQALPATPLDAAEEAAPVPGEPEVTECDVPPGSVLLLSCGTDGLPVGSEGAGQVTGLRVLPAGGEEAAEPATVLDGVLRTAAPGSEPVLLAARTRALDAGDVATREVSNDPAAVAEARAWTDRLLTDWKLPELSFTTTLVVSELVTNAIRYSTGPIRLRIIRDRVLVCEVSDSCSAAPHPRHAAPSDQDGRGLSIVAQLTDAQGTRYTETGKTVWAEQVITPPVAA, encoded by the coding sequence ATGCTCTGTGCCACCCTCCCGCCCCAGGCCGGCCCTGTGGACCGGCCGTGGTCCTACGACGCAGCCCAGCAGCTCGTGGATTCAGCCGTGCCCACCGTGGCCGACTTCGCCGCCGTCGAGGTCTCGGACGCCACCGTCTCGGAGCAGGCCGCCATCTCCGGACTGCCCGCCACCGGACTCACCTTCCGCCGGGCGGCCTTCCGGGCGGCCCGGGGCACCGCGATCCCGCGCGCCTACGAGGTCGGCGACGTCAGCAGCCTGCCGCCCAGGACTCCGTACCACGCGTCGCTGACCGACCTGCGGCCGCACCTGGTGATGAACCTCCGCCCGCAGACGGGGTGGCTCGCCCGCGACCCGGTGCGCGCCCCCCTGCTGCGGATCACCGGCACGCACTCCCTGCTCGTGATGCCGCTGGACGTCGGCGGTGTCGTCCTGGGGGTCGCGGCCTTCTACCGGACGACGGGCTCCCCCTCCTTCTCCCGGGCCGACCTGATGGCGGCCGGCCGTCTGGCCCGCAGGGCCGCCCGGCTGCTGGACGGTGCCCGCCGGCGCCTGGTCCAGAACGCCGCCGGACGGATCCTGCAGCAGGCCCTGCTGGCGCCGCAGGGGCCGCGGGTCACCGCGATCGAGGATCCCCAGGGGCATCTGCCGCCTGCCGCGGCCCCGGGGGCCTGGGTGGACGTCATCCCGCTGCCCAGCGCCCGGGTGGCCCTGGTGACCGGTTCGGTACGCGGGCAGGGCGTCCCCGCGGCGACGGCGATGAGCCAGCTCAAGGCCGCGGTCCGGGCGCTGATACTGCTCGACATGAGCCCTGGCGAGGTCATCTCCCGGCTCCACCGGCCCACCGCGACCCCCGTCGCCGACGAGGCCGACCGGTGCCTGATCGTCGTCTACGACCCGGTGGCCTGCCGCTGCACCGTGGCGTGCGGCGGCTACCCCGCCCAGGCGCTGCCCGCCACACCCCTGGATGCGGCGGAGGAGGCCGCTCCCGTGCCCGGCGAGCCGGAGGTCACCGAGTGCGACGTGCCGCCCGGCAGCGTGCTGCTGCTGAGCTGCGGCACGGACGGGCTCCCCGTCGGCTCGGAGGGCGCCGGCCAGGTCACCGGGCTGCGCGTGCTGCCCGCCGGCGGCGAGGAGGCGGCCGAGCCGGCGACGGTGCTGGACGGCGTCCTGCGCACCGCCGCGCCCGGCTCGGAGCCGGTGCTCCTCGCCGCCCGCACCCGCGCCCTGGACGCCGGCGACGTCGCCACCCGCGAGGTGTCCAACGACCCCGCGGCGGTGGCCGAGGCACGGGCCTGGACGGACCGGCTGCTGACCGACTGGAAGCTCCCGGAGCTGTCCTTCACCACCACCCTGGTCGTCAGCGAACTCGTCACCAACGCCATCCGGTACTCCACGGGGCCGATCCGGCTGCGGATCATCCGCGACCGGGTCCTGGTCTGCGAGGTGTCGGACTCCTGCAGCGCCGCCCCGCACCCGCGCCACGCGGCGCCCAGCGACCAGGACGGCCGGGGGCTGTCCATCGTCGCCCAGCTCACCGACGCCCAGGGCACCCGCTACACCGAGACCGGCAAGACGGTCTGGGCGGAGCAGGTGATCACCCCACCGGTCGCCGCGTAG
- a CDS encoding response regulator transcription factor translates to MDVLSRPDGRQPHPVISVVLADDHLVVRAGMRLLMAADPAFEIVAETSTVPETMEAVRRHHPRVLVLDLTMSGRSSLPTIPALLTESPRTRILVLTMQEDPAFAREALRTGAAGYLLKEAAAEELLAAAHQVAGGATYVQPSLGARLAVEDLDLAERHHEEPLTDREAQVLTLLALGHTNQEIARRLFVSVRTVETHRSRLRDKLGKDSRAELIAAARERGLVA, encoded by the coding sequence ATGGACGTCCTCAGCCGCCCCGACGGCAGGCAGCCGCACCCGGTCATCTCGGTCGTACTCGCCGACGACCACCTGGTGGTGCGCGCGGGCATGCGGCTGCTGATGGCCGCCGACCCGGCCTTCGAGATCGTCGCCGAGACCTCCACCGTTCCGGAGACCATGGAAGCCGTCCGGCGCCACCACCCGAGGGTGCTCGTCCTGGACCTGACCATGTCGGGCAGGTCCAGCCTGCCGACGATCCCGGCACTGCTGACCGAGTCGCCGAGGACCCGCATCCTGGTGCTGACCATGCAGGAGGACCCGGCGTTCGCCCGGGAGGCGCTGCGCACGGGGGCGGCCGGCTACCTGCTGAAGGAGGCCGCCGCCGAGGAACTGCTCGCCGCCGCCCACCAGGTCGCCGGTGGCGCCACCTATGTGCAGCCCTCGCTGGGGGCGCGGCTGGCCGTCGAGGACCTGGACCTGGCGGAACGGCACCACGAGGAGCCGCTCACCGACCGGGAGGCGCAGGTGCTGACCCTGCTGGCGCTGGGGCACACCAACCAGGAGATCGCCCGGCGCCTGTTCGTCTCCGTACGGACGGTGGAGACCCACCGGTCACGGCTGCGGGACAAGCTCGGCAAGGACAGCCGGGCCGAGTTGATCGCCGCGGCCAGAGAGCGCGGGCTGGTGGCATGA
- a CDS encoding ATP-binding protein: MTPSGPGRTGTRLALEGLGTCLLAAATVMEVTDRSQGWELVLALAAAVCYVLLTPLVAPRQRLWLVVAIAFALMLTVAGTVRVAQQPSLNVLHVLPLLLVAYALFAVRSSARRDARLRRERVRARHDGEERERRRWARELHDDTLQELGAVQVVLSTAAADGRPEAMREAIDQARGLVGNQIASLRHLIVDLRPVVLDELGLRPALQALCRRSFETYGIRTELRLGAHADTVGGLLTAETQAQMYRIVQEAITNAVKHAEPTRVVVSLESDQRSVHVAITDNGHGMAAATAAGRGTFRAAEPPSPQTRGMGLSAMRERAELIDARLAVRSAPGEGTTVDLRVPCEPREVSGEG, encoded by the coding sequence ATGACGCCGTCCGGCCCTGGAAGGACCGGGACGCGCCTGGCCCTGGAGGGGCTGGGCACCTGCCTCCTGGCGGCGGCGACCGTCATGGAGGTCACCGACCGCTCGCAGGGCTGGGAGCTCGTCCTCGCCCTCGCGGCGGCCGTCTGTTATGTGCTGCTCACCCCCCTGGTGGCGCCGCGGCAGCGGCTGTGGCTGGTGGTGGCCATCGCCTTCGCGCTGATGCTGACGGTGGCCGGGACGGTCCGCGTCGCCCAGCAGCCCTCGCTGAACGTCCTGCACGTGCTGCCGCTGCTGCTGGTCGCCTACGCGCTCTTCGCCGTGCGTTCCTCGGCGCGCCGGGATGCGAGGCTGCGCCGCGAGCGCGTCAGGGCCCGGCACGACGGCGAGGAGCGCGAGCGCCGCCGCTGGGCGCGTGAGCTGCACGACGACACCCTGCAGGAACTGGGGGCGGTCCAGGTAGTGCTGTCCACCGCCGCCGCGGACGGGCGGCCGGAGGCCATGCGGGAGGCCATCGACCAGGCACGGGGCCTCGTCGGCAACCAGATCGCCTCGCTGCGGCACCTGATCGTCGACCTGCGTCCGGTGGTCCTGGACGAGCTGGGGCTGCGCCCGGCGCTGCAGGCGCTGTGCCGGCGTTCCTTCGAGACGTACGGCATCCGCACCGAGTTGCGGCTCGGCGCGCACGCGGACACCGTCGGCGGCCTGCTCACCGCCGAGACGCAGGCGCAGATGTACCGGATCGTCCAGGAGGCGATCACCAACGCCGTGAAGCACGCCGAGCCGACCCGCGTCGTGGTCAGCCTGGAGAGCGACCAGCGCTCCGTGCACGTGGCGATCACCGACAACGGGCACGGCATGGCCGCGGCGACCGCCGCGGGCCGCGGCACCTTCCGCGCCGCGGAGCCGCCGTCGCCGCAGACCCGGGGCATGGGCCTGTCCGCGATGCGCGAGCGCGCCGAGCTCATCGACGCCCGGCTCGCCGTCCGCAGCGCCCCGGGCGAGGGCACGACCGTCGACCTGCGGGTGCCGTGCGAGCCGCGCGAGGTGTCCGGCGAGGGGTGA
- a CDS encoding uridine kinase, translating to MRLTPVTWERLTEAVVDRVLELKPDDGGERPRVAIDGAPAARPDVLGEALAQALRLRGRPVVRVRAQTYWRPASQRYEPGRHDSDAYYERWLDNGALWREVFDPLAPGGTGRVLPSLRDPVTDRATRAGYEELPPGGVLLLEGALLQGYGFPFDLCIHLRMSGAALARRTPEDERWTLPAYARYEQETAPGESADVLVHTDDPRHPAWTG from the coding sequence GTGCGACTGACGCCTGTGACCTGGGAACGGCTGACCGAGGCCGTCGTGGACCGCGTGCTGGAGCTGAAGCCCGACGACGGCGGCGAGCGTCCCAGGGTCGCCATCGACGGGGCCCCGGCCGCGCGCCCGGACGTGCTGGGGGAGGCGCTGGCACAGGCGCTGCGGCTCAGGGGCCGGCCGGTCGTCCGGGTGCGGGCACAGACCTACTGGCGGCCCGCCTCGCAGCGCTACGAACCGGGGCGCCACGACTCCGACGCCTACTACGAGCGCTGGCTGGACAACGGGGCCCTGTGGCGGGAGGTCTTCGACCCGCTCGCGCCCGGAGGCACCGGGCGGGTGCTGCCCTCGTTGCGGGACCCGGTGACCGACCGCGCGACGCGGGCCGGGTACGAGGAACTCCCGCCCGGGGGCGTGCTGTTGCTGGAGGGCGCGCTCCTGCAGGGCTACGGCTTCCCCTTCGACCTCTGCATCCACCTGCGGATGTCGGGGGCGGCCCTGGCTCGCCGCACACCGGAGGACGAGCGATGGACGCTCCCGGCGTACGCCCGCTACGAGCAGGAGACGGCGCCCGGCGAGAGCGCGGACGTCCTGGTGCACACCGACGACCCGCGGCACCCGGCCTGGACCGGGTGA
- a CDS encoding GNAT family N-acetyltransferase yields MTVAIAPLTTEHVPEAAALLDRWHARARKALPHQSGRTTAPPPGEELLGKILAEPRVEAVLARGGDGALTGYLAATPLDLAEDDRAGLRVHPRSALVSYGGHALRGGRDGVREDVLRGLYAAVAARLVAERRPVHYVDLPADEAVASAWFRTGFGLERVRGLMAVRPRGRQPRGVDALSVRRAGPGDLDRIGRMAVEAARADRGTAVFRPQPEGALARLRTHYATALADARCGAWVAARRGEEIGMVVLTPAAPGPVVPDGCVELVEAYVTQAARGEGISRVLLATALAWAYDSGYRHITASWPAGSPVSAAHWPEVGFRPVAYRLQRVLDPRMCGAPQR; encoded by the coding sequence ATGACTGTCGCCATCGCTCCGCTGACCACCGAGCACGTCCCCGAGGCAGCGGCCCTCCTCGACCGCTGGCACGCCAGGGCCCGCAAGGCGCTGCCCCACCAGTCCGGCCGGACCACCGCGCCGCCGCCGGGGGAGGAGCTGCTGGGCAAGATCCTGGCCGAGCCGCGCGTGGAGGCCGTCCTCGCCCGAGGCGGTGACGGGGCGCTCACCGGCTACCTCGCCGCGACCCCGCTCGACCTCGCGGAGGACGACCGGGCGGGCTTGCGCGTCCATCCGCGCTCCGCGCTGGTCTCGTACGGAGGGCACGCGCTGCGCGGCGGCCGGGACGGGGTGCGGGAGGACGTGCTGCGCGGGCTGTACGCGGCGGTGGCCGCGCGCCTGGTCGCGGAGCGCCGGCCGGTGCACTACGTGGACCTGCCCGCCGACGAGGCGGTCGCCTCGGCCTGGTTCCGTACCGGCTTCGGTCTGGAGCGGGTGCGGGGCCTGATGGCGGTGCGGCCGCGCGGACGGCAGCCGCGCGGTGTGGACGCGCTGTCGGTGCGCCGCGCGGGGCCCGGCGACCTGGACCGGATCGGGCGGATGGCGGTGGAGGCGGCACGCGCGGACCGCGGGACGGCGGTGTTCCGGCCGCAGCCCGAGGGGGCGTTGGCGAGACTGCGGACGCACTACGCGACCGCCCTGGCCGACGCGCGCTGCGGGGCGTGGGTCGCCGCCCGCAGGGGCGAGGAGATCGGCATGGTGGTACTGACACCGGCCGCGCCGGGCCCCGTCGTGCCCGACGGGTGCGTGGAACTGGTCGAGGCGTACGTGACCCAGGCCGCGCGGGGCGAGGGCATCAGCCGGGTGCTGCTCGCGACGGCGCTGGCGTGGGCGTACGACAGCGGCTACCGGCACATCACGGCCAGCTGGCCGGCGGGCTCGCCGGTGTCGGCGGCGCACTGGCCGGAGGTGGGCTTCCGGCCGGTGGCGTACCGGCTGCAACGGGTGCTGGACCCACGAATGTGCGGGGCACCACAACGTTGA
- a CDS encoding lytic polysaccharide monooxygenase, translated as MHRKFGAAVVGLGLVGLSLLGTGSAWSHGYTDAPISRQKLCANGTVTNCGDIQWEPQSVEGPKGFPSSGPSDGTLCAGGNSRFAQLDNPRGGTGWPTTKVTSGQNYSFRWQFTASHATSDFRYYITKQGFDPSRPLTRSALTLTPFLTVNYNGARPPATVTHQGTMPSRTGRHIILAVWSVADTGNAFYACSDVQF; from the coding sequence ATGCACAGGAAATTCGGCGCCGCCGTCGTCGGCCTGGGCCTCGTCGGGCTGTCCTTGCTCGGCACCGGCAGCGCCTGGAGCCACGGCTACACCGACGCCCCCATCAGCCGTCAGAAGCTCTGCGCCAACGGCACCGTGACCAACTGCGGCGACATCCAGTGGGAGCCGCAGAGCGTCGAGGGCCCCAAGGGCTTCCCGTCCTCCGGCCCGTCCGACGGCACCCTCTGTGCCGGCGGCAACAGCCGGTTCGCCCAGCTCGACAACCCGCGCGGCGGCACCGGCTGGCCCACCACGAAGGTGACGTCAGGTCAGAACTACAGCTTCCGCTGGCAGTTCACCGCCTCGCACGCGACCAGCGACTTCAGGTACTACATCACCAAGCAGGGCTTCGACCCCAGCCGGCCGCTCACCCGCTCCGCGCTGACCCTCACACCGTTCCTGACCGTCAACTACAACGGCGCCCGGCCGCCCGCCACCGTCACCCACCAGGGCACCATGCCCAGCAGGACCGGACGGCACATCATCCTGGCCGTCTGGTCCGTGGCGGACACCGGCAACGCCTTCTACGCCTGCTCCGACGTGCAGTTCTGA
- a CDS encoding SDR family oxidoreductase: MAEPLPLAGRAALVTGASGGIGLAVAAELAAAGARVLLTARDPVRLEAAAGRLRSAGHTVATLAGTVADSGHLAECAALAVRALGGLDVLVNNAATNLPYGPLVEADPDQWRAAFAVNVEAPLRLTQLAWRVWMREHGGAVVNVCTEGAGHVGPNVGAYGTSKAALLHLTAQLAGELGPAVRVNAVSPGLVRTEMARFVWQDAERAIAAGLPMGRIGEPGDVARAVRWLASDEAAWITGAELVVDGGTRVRAARTGGTDGVGGTERSGAGGGAADAVRERLLGRRPAAEGQNCTSEQA, translated from the coding sequence ATGGCGGAACCCCTCCCCCTCGCCGGACGCGCGGCGCTGGTCACCGGCGCGTCCGGCGGGATCGGCCTGGCCGTCGCCGCGGAACTGGCCGCCGCGGGCGCGCGCGTCCTGCTGACCGCCCGCGACCCGGTCCGGCTGGAGGCGGCGGCCGGGCGGCTGCGCTCCGCCGGGCACACCGTGGCCACCCTGGCCGGGACGGTCGCCGACTCCGGCCACCTCGCGGAGTGCGCGGCGCTCGCGGTGCGCGCGCTCGGCGGCCTGGACGTCCTGGTCAACAACGCCGCCACCAACCTTCCGTACGGTCCGCTGGTGGAGGCCGACCCGGACCAGTGGCGGGCCGCGTTCGCGGTCAACGTCGAGGCGCCCCTGCGGCTGACCCAGCTGGCGTGGCGGGTCTGGATGCGCGAGCACGGCGGCGCGGTGGTCAACGTCTGCACCGAGGGGGCCGGGCACGTCGGGCCGAACGTCGGCGCCTACGGCACCAGCAAGGCGGCGCTGCTGCACCTGACGGCGCAGCTCGCGGGCGAACTCGGCCCGGCGGTGCGGGTCAACGCGGTCTCCCCCGGCCTGGTGCGCACCGAGATGGCGCGCTTCGTGTGGCAGGACGCCGAGCGCGCGATCGCCGCCGGGCTGCCGATGGGACGGATCGGCGAACCCGGCGACGTGGCCCGGGCCGTGCGCTGGCTCGCCTCCGACGAGGCGGCTTGGATCACGGGCGCCGAGCTGGTGGTGGATGGCGGGACACGGGTCCGTGCCGCCCGCACCGGCGGCACGGACGGCGTGGGCGGCACGGAGCGGTCGGGCGCCGGCGGCGGTGCCGCCGACGCCGTGCGGGAGCGGCTGCTCGGCCGCCGGCCCGCTGCGGAGGGTCAGAACTGCACGTCGGAGCAGGCGTAG
- a CDS encoding family 16 glycosylhydrolase, with protein sequence MKALPPRPRPRRRVRARGLLTAATAGLLALAALTTTGPADRPLPAAPAATAAVTTFADEFDGAAGSAVDGGKWQIETGDNVNNHERQYYTAGNRNAALDGQGHLVITARRENPAGYQCWYGSCQYTSARLNTSGRFTTTYGHVETRMKIPRGQGMWPAFWMLGNDIGDVGWPASGEIDIMENVGFEPGTVHGTIHGPDYFGSGGIGAGYTLPGGQAFADAFHTFAVDWSPDAISWSVDGTVYQRRTPADLGGRPWVFNKPFFVILNLAVGGYWPGDPDGSTAFPQQLVVDYVRVTTSDSGGGGGTTGRITGLAGKCVDVAGANPANGTPVQLYDCNGTAAQQWTAASDGTLRALGKCLDVKDFGTADGSQLQLWDCGGGTNQKWVLSGARDIVNPQANKCLDVTGNNSANGTRLQLWTCTGGANQKWTLTP encoded by the coding sequence GTGAAGGCACTCCCCCCACGCCCCCGCCCGCGCCGACGCGTGCGCGCCCGCGGCCTGCTCACCGCCGCCACCGCCGGACTCCTCGCCCTCGCCGCCCTCACCACCACCGGTCCCGCCGACCGCCCCCTCCCCGCGGCCCCCGCCGCCACCGCCGCCGTCACCACCTTCGCCGACGAGTTCGACGGCGCGGCCGGCAGCGCCGTCGACGGTGGCAAGTGGCAGATCGAGACCGGTGACAACGTCAACAACCACGAACGGCAGTACTACACCGCCGGGAACCGCAACGCGGCCCTCGACGGCCAGGGCCACCTCGTCATCACCGCCCGCAGGGAGAACCCCGCCGGTTACCAGTGCTGGTACGGCAGTTGCCAGTACACCTCCGCCCGGCTCAACACCTCGGGCCGCTTCACCACCACCTACGGCCACGTCGAGACCCGGATGAAGATCCCGCGCGGCCAGGGCATGTGGCCCGCGTTCTGGATGCTGGGCAACGACATCGGCGACGTCGGCTGGCCCGCCAGCGGCGAGATCGACATCATGGAGAACGTCGGCTTCGAGCCCGGCACCGTCCACGGCACGATCCACGGCCCGGACTACTTCGGCTCCGGCGGCATCGGGGCGGGCTACACCCTGCCGGGCGGCCAGGCCTTCGCCGACGCGTTCCACACCTTCGCCGTCGACTGGAGCCCGGACGCCATCAGCTGGTCCGTCGACGGCACCGTCTACCAGCGGCGCACCCCCGCCGACCTCGGCGGCCGCCCGTGGGTGTTCAACAAGCCGTTCTTCGTCATCCTCAACCTCGCGGTGGGCGGCTACTGGCCGGGCGACCCCGACGGCAGCACCGCCTTCCCGCAGCAGCTGGTCGTCGACTACGTCCGCGTCACCACCTCCGACAGCGGGGGCGGGGGCGGCACGACGGGCCGCATCACGGGCCTGGCCGGCAAGTGCGTCGACGTCGCCGGGGCCAACCCCGCCAACGGCACCCCCGTCCAGCTCTACGACTGCAACGGCACCGCCGCCCAGCAGTGGACCGCGGCCTCCGACGGCACCCTGCGCGCCCTGGGCAAGTGCCTGGACGTCAAGGACTTCGGCACCGCCGACGGATCCCAGCTGCAGCTGTGGGACTGCGGCGGCGGCACCAACCAGAAGTGGGTCCTCTCCGGTGCGCGCGACATCGTCAACCCGCAGGCGAACAAGTGCCTGGACGTCACCGGCAACAACTCCGCCAACGGCACCCGGCTCCAGTTGTGGACCTGCACCGGCGGCGCCAACCAGAAGTGGACGCTGACCCCCTGA
- a CDS encoding L,D-transpeptidase family protein → MAVTPVVAGGGTAQAASSCTTSKGPYQKQVEKFLGRPVDGKQSAADCKAIRAFQTKNGISPNIGYAGPVTWGVMKIMNAQKAAGSNPNKAGKCPTNKGRIACVDLTRQLSWIQDGKKLTFGPVPVRTGRNGYETRTGSKKIYWRHKDHWSTLYNVAMPYSQFFDGGQAFHSIAGSVWSPPGSHGCVNMRSGDAKKYWSLLKNGDDVYVYGRKPGT, encoded by the coding sequence ATGGCCGTGACACCGGTCGTGGCGGGGGGCGGCACGGCGCAGGCCGCGTCGTCGTGCACGACGAGCAAGGGGCCGTACCAGAAGCAAGTGGAGAAGTTCCTGGGGCGGCCGGTGGACGGGAAGCAGTCGGCGGCCGACTGCAAGGCGATACGCGCCTTCCAGACGAAGAACGGGATATCCCCGAACATCGGCTACGCGGGCCCGGTGACCTGGGGCGTCATGAAGATCATGAACGCCCAGAAGGCCGCGGGCAGCAATCCCAACAAGGCCGGCAAGTGCCCCACGAACAAGGGGCGGATCGCGTGCGTGGACCTCACGCGGCAGCTGAGCTGGATACAGGACGGCAAGAAGCTCACGTTCGGGCCGGTCCCGGTGCGGACGGGCCGCAACGGCTACGAGACGCGCACCGGGTCCAAGAAGATCTACTGGCGCCACAAGGACCACTGGTCGACGCTCTACAACGTGGCCATGCCCTACAGCCAGTTCTTCGACGGCGGGCAGGCGTTCCACTCGATCGCGGGCAGCGTGTGGTCGCCGCCGGGGTCGCACGGCTGCGTGAACATGCGCAGCGGGGACGCCAAGAAGTACTGGAGCCTGCTGAAGAACGGTGACGACGTGTATGTGTACGGGCGCAAGCCCGGTACGTGA